The following are from one region of the Chiloscyllium punctatum isolate Juve2018m chromosome 24, sChiPun1.3, whole genome shotgun sequence genome:
- the LOC140494485 gene encoding PALM2-AKAP2 fusion protein-like isoform X3, giving the protein MQKQVNLETPIEVSVVNEVRSQPSVSLPEDLARRNLTNLDPQPVGIPEGKLVQSQDSEQDSDLSKDTREISTTGSRNRLEQQVDNELVLKEGGDKESDSLNHPQWFTQSKDSLEEQPPDPMEKTEGNVFATNNGSLLNFDYSCQSPENGTHLLSHNPNAITLITSGSSVSDTSASRIDDSNDVIIHATKVSVIQHPDIDDHDSPAHRDLFSSKTQQDEDWIHSTKLATIKKEANFDLRTYHAEKKPTKLFPEDEGEKYQVIVIKGTADDEVLMKERKQIIRNQAMKKNATIAEKWGSAEQLNMEEKPSLADSVQKHDEVEIPSTETNASPFSFSTTPSEGINTEQINFAAARQQFLEMEKSQPEIPLSPRPSPRILNQPSRPSESMYGLHYKADTSPGVTLKAVRVECFPDEEREHLEKPFPKSNGTFIATKATVENGDGESQQTLPVYPSLDDLDSGLGEMSNDCSYGYTSDGGASTEILNAGTDNSGAALESPELKHASETPIQREIRLAMEREDSLRKERGIKKSSDSEEMVEIRTKPLLTQLPPASPFSKSKDKNRMVFFVQRDIEMESKREEKLREEGKVQGLYDKGTSEEVEKRKKVFEQQVDDVPVVPQPSLHSKVTTPAPQDPGTVHSLPVEDSTIEVDSTEYKVILREYPDYQLNSKSNPKTYSSKLDSPSHSTRLVESWATPSEEPYILRPLKSQTTFLIEREIEEEQRREEELRAQRQRQQPAQNLDSTARPDCLNSTVNLMSPGQPSLAGTSDGDQTKDLTETIQKHERQKGKPWERKDDTSYAGIEASDDVNIEVLESTRVTRRQSALAQRWEAGIFHNHLEE; this is encoded by the exons ATGCAA AAACAAGTGAATTTGGAGACTCCGATAGAGGTGTCTGTGGTGAACGAGGTGAGGTCCCAGCCAAGTGTCTCTCTCCCCGAGGATTTGGCTCGCAGGAATCTGACAAACCTTGATCCTCAGCCAGTAGGAATTCCAGAAGGTAAACTTGTGCAGAGCCAAGATTCAGAACAAGACAGCGATCTTTCCAAAGATACGAGGGAGATCTCGACTACTGGATCCAGAAACCGACTAGAACAGCAGGTAGATAATGAGCTTGTGTTGAAGGAAGGAGGGGATAAAGAATCTGATTCCCTCAACCATCCGCAGTGGTTTACTCAAAGCAAGGATTCTCTGGAAGAGCAGCCCCCCGACCCAATGGAGAAAACTGAGGGAAATGTCTTTGCCACCAACAATGGATCTTTGCTCAATTTTGATTACTCATGCCAAAGTCCTGAAAATGGAACCCATTTGCTTTCACACAATCCAAATGCAATCACACTGATTACTTCAGGGTCATCTGTTTCAGACACTTCAGCATCCAGGATTGATGATAGTAATGATGTAATCATTCATGCAACAAAAGTTTCTGTCATCCAGCACCCTGACATTGACGATCATGACAGTCCAGCTCATCGTGACCTATTTTCTTCAAAGACACAGCAAGATGAAGATTGGATCCATTCCACAAAATTAGCCACCATAAAGAAAGAAGCCAACTTTGACCTTCGGACTTACCATGCGGAGAAAAAGCCAACAAAACTTTTTCCTGAAGATGAGGGAGAAAAGTATCAGGTGATAGTCATCAAAGGAACAGCTGATGATGAGGTGCTCATGAAGGAGAGAAAACAGATTATTAGAAACCAAGCCATGAAGAAAAACGCCACCATTGCTGAGAAATGGGGGTCGGCGGAGCAACTGAATATGGAGGAGAAACCGTCACTTGCAGATTCCGTGCAGAAACACGATGAAGTGGAGattccttccacagaaaccaatgCATCACCCTTCTCATTCTCCACCACTCCTTCTGAAGGCATCAACACTGAGCAAATAAACTTCGCCGCTGCTCGGCAACAGTTCCTCGAGATGGAGAAGTCACAGCCGGAAATCCCACTGAGCCCAAGACCCTCTCCTAGGATCTTGAATCAACCTTCCAGACCGTCTGAATCAATGTATGGTCTTCACTACAAGGCAGACACAAGCCCAGGGGTCACTCTAAAGGCTGTTAGAGTTGAATGTTTCCCTGATGAAGAAAGGGAGCACCTGGAGAAGCCTTTCCCTAAAAGCAATGGCACCTTCATTGCGACAAAAGCAACTGTGGAAAATGGTGATGGTGAGAGCCAGCAAACTCTGCCTGTCTACCCATCATTAGATGACCTTGACTCTGGACTGGGGGAGATGTCCAATGACTGCAGCTATGGGTATACAAGTGATGGTGGGGCATCAACTGAAATACTGAACGCGGGAACTGATAACAGTGGTGCTGCTTTGGAATCCCCAGAGCTGAAACATGCATCTGAAACACCCATTCAGAGGGAAATTCGATTGGCCATGGAGAGGGAAGACAGTCTTCGTAAGGAGCGAGGAATTAAGAAGTCTAGCGACTCCGAGGAAATGGTGGAAATCAGAACCAAGCCACTGTTAACGCAACTGCCTCCGGCATCTCCTTTCTCAAAATCTAAAGACAAAAACCGGATGGTTTTTTTTGTTCAGCGAGATATCGAAATGGAGTCGAAGAGGGAAGAGAAGTTGAGGGAAGAGGGTAAAGTCCAGGGATTGTATGATAAAGGAACATCAGAAGAGGTGGAGAAACGCAAAAAGGTTTTTGAACAGCAAGTAGATGATGTGCCAGTTGTGCCACAGCCGAGCCTGCACTCAAAGGTAACCACTCCTGCTCCACAGGATCCTGGCACTGTGCACAGCCTTCCAGTGGAAGACAGCACAATCGAAGTTGATTCGACAGAATATAAAGTAATCTTGCGGGAATATCCAGACTATCAGCTGAACAGTAAAAGCAATCCCAAGACCTACAGTTCAAAGCTGGACTCGCCTTCACACAGCACAAGGCTGGTGGAGAGCTGggccacacccagtgaagagcccTACATCTTGCGACCGCTCAAGTCACAGACCACTTTCCTGAttgagagggaaattgaggaagAGCAGCGTCGGGAAGAGGAGCTGCGAGCTCAGCGACAGAGGCAGCAGCCGGCTCAGAACCTTGATTCGA CTGCCAGACCAGATTGCCTGAATTCTACAGTTAATCTAATGTCTCCTGGGCAGCCTTCACTTGCTGGGACTTCAGATGGTGATCAAACAAAAGACCTTACAGAAACGATACAGAAACATGAAAGGCAAAAAGGGAAACCGTGGGAAAGAAAGGACGACACTTCG TATGCTGGTATCGAGGCTTCTGATGACGTCAACATTGAG GTGCTGGAATCTACCAGAGTAACTCGACGTCAAAGTGCATTGGCACAGCGCTGGGAGGCTGggatattccacaaccacctggaaGAATGA
- the LOC140494485 gene encoding A-kinase anchor protein 2-like isoform X2, with protein MFKYTPPWQALCQAIDQRSKKQVNLETPIEVSVVNEVRSQPSVSLPEDLARRNLTNLDPQPVGIPEGKLVQSQDSEQDSDLSKDTREISTTGSRNRLEQQVDNELVLKEGGDKESDSLNHPQWFTQSKDSLEEQPPDPMEKTEGNVFATNNGSLLNFDYSCQSPENGTHLLSHNPNAITLITSGSSVSDTSASRIDDSNDVIIHATKVSVIQHPDIDDHDSPAHRDLFSSKTQQDEDWIHSTKLATIKKEANFDLRTYHAEKKPTKLFPEDEGEKYQVIVIKGTADDEVLMKERKQIIRNQAMKKNATIAEKWGSAEQLNMEEKPSLADSVQKHDEVEIPSTETNASPFSFSTTPSEGINTEQINFAAARQQFLEMEKSQPEIPLSPRPSPRILNQPSRPSESMYGLHYKADTSPGVTLKAVRVECFPDEEREHLEKPFPKSNGTFIATKATVENGDGESQQTLPVYPSLDDLDSGLGEMSNDCSYGYTSDGGASTEILNAGTDNSGAALESPELKHASETPIQREIRLAMEREDSLRKERGIKKSSDSEEMVEIRTKPLLTQLPPASPFSKSKDKNRMVFFVQRDIEMESKREEKLREEGKVQGLYDKGTSEEVEKRKKVFEQQVDDVPVVPQPSLHSKVTTPAPQDPGTVHSLPVEDSTIEVDSTEYKVILREYPDYQLNSKSNPKTYSSKLDSPSHSTRLVESWATPSEEPYILRPLKSQTTFLIEREIEEEQRREEELRAQRQRQQPAQNLDSTARPDCLNSTVNLMSPGQPSLAGTSDGDQTKDLTETIQKHERQKGKPWERKDDTSVLESTRVTRRQSALAQRWEAGIFHNHLEE; from the exons AAACAAGTGAATTTGGAGACTCCGATAGAGGTGTCTGTGGTGAACGAGGTGAGGTCCCAGCCAAGTGTCTCTCTCCCCGAGGATTTGGCTCGCAGGAATCTGACAAACCTTGATCCTCAGCCAGTAGGAATTCCAGAAGGTAAACTTGTGCAGAGCCAAGATTCAGAACAAGACAGCGATCTTTCCAAAGATACGAGGGAGATCTCGACTACTGGATCCAGAAACCGACTAGAACAGCAGGTAGATAATGAGCTTGTGTTGAAGGAAGGAGGGGATAAAGAATCTGATTCCCTCAACCATCCGCAGTGGTTTACTCAAAGCAAGGATTCTCTGGAAGAGCAGCCCCCCGACCCAATGGAGAAAACTGAGGGAAATGTCTTTGCCACCAACAATGGATCTTTGCTCAATTTTGATTACTCATGCCAAAGTCCTGAAAATGGAACCCATTTGCTTTCACACAATCCAAATGCAATCACACTGATTACTTCAGGGTCATCTGTTTCAGACACTTCAGCATCCAGGATTGATGATAGTAATGATGTAATCATTCATGCAACAAAAGTTTCTGTCATCCAGCACCCTGACATTGACGATCATGACAGTCCAGCTCATCGTGACCTATTTTCTTCAAAGACACAGCAAGATGAAGATTGGATCCATTCCACAAAATTAGCCACCATAAAGAAAGAAGCCAACTTTGACCTTCGGACTTACCATGCGGAGAAAAAGCCAACAAAACTTTTTCCTGAAGATGAGGGAGAAAAGTATCAGGTGATAGTCATCAAAGGAACAGCTGATGATGAGGTGCTCATGAAGGAGAGAAAACAGATTATTAGAAACCAAGCCATGAAGAAAAACGCCACCATTGCTGAGAAATGGGGGTCGGCGGAGCAACTGAATATGGAGGAGAAACCGTCACTTGCAGATTCCGTGCAGAAACACGATGAAGTGGAGattccttccacagaaaccaatgCATCACCCTTCTCATTCTCCACCACTCCTTCTGAAGGCATCAACACTGAGCAAATAAACTTCGCCGCTGCTCGGCAACAGTTCCTCGAGATGGAGAAGTCACAGCCGGAAATCCCACTGAGCCCAAGACCCTCTCCTAGGATCTTGAATCAACCTTCCAGACCGTCTGAATCAATGTATGGTCTTCACTACAAGGCAGACACAAGCCCAGGGGTCACTCTAAAGGCTGTTAGAGTTGAATGTTTCCCTGATGAAGAAAGGGAGCACCTGGAGAAGCCTTTCCCTAAAAGCAATGGCACCTTCATTGCGACAAAAGCAACTGTGGAAAATGGTGATGGTGAGAGCCAGCAAACTCTGCCTGTCTACCCATCATTAGATGACCTTGACTCTGGACTGGGGGAGATGTCCAATGACTGCAGCTATGGGTATACAAGTGATGGTGGGGCATCAACTGAAATACTGAACGCGGGAACTGATAACAGTGGTGCTGCTTTGGAATCCCCAGAGCTGAAACATGCATCTGAAACACCCATTCAGAGGGAAATTCGATTGGCCATGGAGAGGGAAGACAGTCTTCGTAAGGAGCGAGGAATTAAGAAGTCTAGCGACTCCGAGGAAATGGTGGAAATCAGAACCAAGCCACTGTTAACGCAACTGCCTCCGGCATCTCCTTTCTCAAAATCTAAAGACAAAAACCGGATGGTTTTTTTTGTTCAGCGAGATATCGAAATGGAGTCGAAGAGGGAAGAGAAGTTGAGGGAAGAGGGTAAAGTCCAGGGATTGTATGATAAAGGAACATCAGAAGAGGTGGAGAAACGCAAAAAGGTTTTTGAACAGCAAGTAGATGATGTGCCAGTTGTGCCACAGCCGAGCCTGCACTCAAAGGTAACCACTCCTGCTCCACAGGATCCTGGCACTGTGCACAGCCTTCCAGTGGAAGACAGCACAATCGAAGTTGATTCGACAGAATATAAAGTAATCTTGCGGGAATATCCAGACTATCAGCTGAACAGTAAAAGCAATCCCAAGACCTACAGTTCAAAGCTGGACTCGCCTTCACACAGCACAAGGCTGGTGGAGAGCTGggccacacccagtgaagagcccTACATCTTGCGACCGCTCAAGTCACAGACCACTTTCCTGAttgagagggaaattgaggaagAGCAGCGTCGGGAAGAGGAGCTGCGAGCTCAGCGACAGAGGCAGCAGCCGGCTCAGAACCTTGATTCGA CTGCCAGACCAGATTGCCTGAATTCTACAGTTAATCTAATGTCTCCTGGGCAGCCTTCACTTGCTGGGACTTCAGATGGTGATCAAACAAAAGACCTTACAGAAACGATACAGAAACATGAAAGGCAAAAAGGGAAACCGTGGGAAAGAAAGGACGACACTTCG GTGCTGGAATCTACCAGAGTAACTCGACGTCAAAGTGCATTGGCACAGCGCTGGGAGGCTGggatattccacaaccacctggaaGAATGA
- the LOC140494485 gene encoding mitotic interactor and substrate of PLK1-like isoform X1, whose protein sequence is MFKYTPPWQALCQAIDQRSKKQVNLETPIEVSVVNEVRSQPSVSLPEDLARRNLTNLDPQPVGIPEGKLVQSQDSEQDSDLSKDTREISTTGSRNRLEQQVDNELVLKEGGDKESDSLNHPQWFTQSKDSLEEQPPDPMEKTEGNVFATNNGSLLNFDYSCQSPENGTHLLSHNPNAITLITSGSSVSDTSASRIDDSNDVIIHATKVSVIQHPDIDDHDSPAHRDLFSSKTQQDEDWIHSTKLATIKKEANFDLRTYHAEKKPTKLFPEDEGEKYQVIVIKGTADDEVLMKERKQIIRNQAMKKNATIAEKWGSAEQLNMEEKPSLADSVQKHDEVEIPSTETNASPFSFSTTPSEGINTEQINFAAARQQFLEMEKSQPEIPLSPRPSPRILNQPSRPSESMYGLHYKADTSPGVTLKAVRVECFPDEEREHLEKPFPKSNGTFIATKATVENGDGESQQTLPVYPSLDDLDSGLGEMSNDCSYGYTSDGGASTEILNAGTDNSGAALESPELKHASETPIQREIRLAMEREDSLRKERGIKKSSDSEEMVEIRTKPLLTQLPPASPFSKSKDKNRMVFFVQRDIEMESKREEKLREEGKVQGLYDKGTSEEVEKRKKVFEQQVDDVPVVPQPSLHSKVTTPAPQDPGTVHSLPVEDSTIEVDSTEYKVILREYPDYQLNSKSNPKTYSSKLDSPSHSTRLVESWATPSEEPYILRPLKSQTTFLIEREIEEEQRREEELRAQRQRQQPAQNLDSTARPDCLNSTVNLMSPGQPSLAGTSDGDQTKDLTETIQKHERQKGKPWERKDDTSYAGIEASDDVNIEVLESTRVTRRQSALAQRWEAGIFHNHLEE, encoded by the exons AAACAAGTGAATTTGGAGACTCCGATAGAGGTGTCTGTGGTGAACGAGGTGAGGTCCCAGCCAAGTGTCTCTCTCCCCGAGGATTTGGCTCGCAGGAATCTGACAAACCTTGATCCTCAGCCAGTAGGAATTCCAGAAGGTAAACTTGTGCAGAGCCAAGATTCAGAACAAGACAGCGATCTTTCCAAAGATACGAGGGAGATCTCGACTACTGGATCCAGAAACCGACTAGAACAGCAGGTAGATAATGAGCTTGTGTTGAAGGAAGGAGGGGATAAAGAATCTGATTCCCTCAACCATCCGCAGTGGTTTACTCAAAGCAAGGATTCTCTGGAAGAGCAGCCCCCCGACCCAATGGAGAAAACTGAGGGAAATGTCTTTGCCACCAACAATGGATCTTTGCTCAATTTTGATTACTCATGCCAAAGTCCTGAAAATGGAACCCATTTGCTTTCACACAATCCAAATGCAATCACACTGATTACTTCAGGGTCATCTGTTTCAGACACTTCAGCATCCAGGATTGATGATAGTAATGATGTAATCATTCATGCAACAAAAGTTTCTGTCATCCAGCACCCTGACATTGACGATCATGACAGTCCAGCTCATCGTGACCTATTTTCTTCAAAGACACAGCAAGATGAAGATTGGATCCATTCCACAAAATTAGCCACCATAAAGAAAGAAGCCAACTTTGACCTTCGGACTTACCATGCGGAGAAAAAGCCAACAAAACTTTTTCCTGAAGATGAGGGAGAAAAGTATCAGGTGATAGTCATCAAAGGAACAGCTGATGATGAGGTGCTCATGAAGGAGAGAAAACAGATTATTAGAAACCAAGCCATGAAGAAAAACGCCACCATTGCTGAGAAATGGGGGTCGGCGGAGCAACTGAATATGGAGGAGAAACCGTCACTTGCAGATTCCGTGCAGAAACACGATGAAGTGGAGattccttccacagaaaccaatgCATCACCCTTCTCATTCTCCACCACTCCTTCTGAAGGCATCAACACTGAGCAAATAAACTTCGCCGCTGCTCGGCAACAGTTCCTCGAGATGGAGAAGTCACAGCCGGAAATCCCACTGAGCCCAAGACCCTCTCCTAGGATCTTGAATCAACCTTCCAGACCGTCTGAATCAATGTATGGTCTTCACTACAAGGCAGACACAAGCCCAGGGGTCACTCTAAAGGCTGTTAGAGTTGAATGTTTCCCTGATGAAGAAAGGGAGCACCTGGAGAAGCCTTTCCCTAAAAGCAATGGCACCTTCATTGCGACAAAAGCAACTGTGGAAAATGGTGATGGTGAGAGCCAGCAAACTCTGCCTGTCTACCCATCATTAGATGACCTTGACTCTGGACTGGGGGAGATGTCCAATGACTGCAGCTATGGGTATACAAGTGATGGTGGGGCATCAACTGAAATACTGAACGCGGGAACTGATAACAGTGGTGCTGCTTTGGAATCCCCAGAGCTGAAACATGCATCTGAAACACCCATTCAGAGGGAAATTCGATTGGCCATGGAGAGGGAAGACAGTCTTCGTAAGGAGCGAGGAATTAAGAAGTCTAGCGACTCCGAGGAAATGGTGGAAATCAGAACCAAGCCACTGTTAACGCAACTGCCTCCGGCATCTCCTTTCTCAAAATCTAAAGACAAAAACCGGATGGTTTTTTTTGTTCAGCGAGATATCGAAATGGAGTCGAAGAGGGAAGAGAAGTTGAGGGAAGAGGGTAAAGTCCAGGGATTGTATGATAAAGGAACATCAGAAGAGGTGGAGAAACGCAAAAAGGTTTTTGAACAGCAAGTAGATGATGTGCCAGTTGTGCCACAGCCGAGCCTGCACTCAAAGGTAACCACTCCTGCTCCACAGGATCCTGGCACTGTGCACAGCCTTCCAGTGGAAGACAGCACAATCGAAGTTGATTCGACAGAATATAAAGTAATCTTGCGGGAATATCCAGACTATCAGCTGAACAGTAAAAGCAATCCCAAGACCTACAGTTCAAAGCTGGACTCGCCTTCACACAGCACAAGGCTGGTGGAGAGCTGggccacacccagtgaagagcccTACATCTTGCGACCGCTCAAGTCACAGACCACTTTCCTGAttgagagggaaattgaggaagAGCAGCGTCGGGAAGAGGAGCTGCGAGCTCAGCGACAGAGGCAGCAGCCGGCTCAGAACCTTGATTCGA CTGCCAGACCAGATTGCCTGAATTCTACAGTTAATCTAATGTCTCCTGGGCAGCCTTCACTTGCTGGGACTTCAGATGGTGATCAAACAAAAGACCTTACAGAAACGATACAGAAACATGAAAGGCAAAAAGGGAAACCGTGGGAAAGAAAGGACGACACTTCG TATGCTGGTATCGAGGCTTCTGATGACGTCAACATTGAG GTGCTGGAATCTACCAGAGTAACTCGACGTCAAAGTGCATTGGCACAGCGCTGGGAGGCTGggatattccacaaccacctggaaGAATGA
- the LOC140494485 gene encoding PALM2-AKAP2 fusion protein-like isoform X4, whose protein sequence is MKQVNLETPIEVSVVNEVRSQPSVSLPEDLARRNLTNLDPQPVGIPEGKLVQSQDSEQDSDLSKDTREISTTGSRNRLEQQVDNELVLKEGGDKESDSLNHPQWFTQSKDSLEEQPPDPMEKTEGNVFATNNGSLLNFDYSCQSPENGTHLLSHNPNAITLITSGSSVSDTSASRIDDSNDVIIHATKVSVIQHPDIDDHDSPAHRDLFSSKTQQDEDWIHSTKLATIKKEANFDLRTYHAEKKPTKLFPEDEGEKYQVIVIKGTADDEVLMKERKQIIRNQAMKKNATIAEKWGSAEQLNMEEKPSLADSVQKHDEVEIPSTETNASPFSFSTTPSEGINTEQINFAAARQQFLEMEKSQPEIPLSPRPSPRILNQPSRPSESMYGLHYKADTSPGVTLKAVRVECFPDEEREHLEKPFPKSNGTFIATKATVENGDGESQQTLPVYPSLDDLDSGLGEMSNDCSYGYTSDGGASTEILNAGTDNSGAALESPELKHASETPIQREIRLAMEREDSLRKERGIKKSSDSEEMVEIRTKPLLTQLPPASPFSKSKDKNRMVFFVQRDIEMESKREEKLREEGKVQGLYDKGTSEEVEKRKKVFEQQVDDVPVVPQPSLHSKVTTPAPQDPGTVHSLPVEDSTIEVDSTEYKVILREYPDYQLNSKSNPKTYSSKLDSPSHSTRLVESWATPSEEPYILRPLKSQTTFLIEREIEEEQRREEELRAQRQRQQPAQNLDSTARPDCLNSTVNLMSPGQPSLAGTSDGDQTKDLTETIQKHERQKGKPWERKDDTSYAGIEASDDVNIEVLESTRVTRRQSALAQRWEAGIFHNHLEE, encoded by the exons AAACAAGTGAATTTGGAGACTCCGATAGAGGTGTCTGTGGTGAACGAGGTGAGGTCCCAGCCAAGTGTCTCTCTCCCCGAGGATTTGGCTCGCAGGAATCTGACAAACCTTGATCCTCAGCCAGTAGGAATTCCAGAAGGTAAACTTGTGCAGAGCCAAGATTCAGAACAAGACAGCGATCTTTCCAAAGATACGAGGGAGATCTCGACTACTGGATCCAGAAACCGACTAGAACAGCAGGTAGATAATGAGCTTGTGTTGAAGGAAGGAGGGGATAAAGAATCTGATTCCCTCAACCATCCGCAGTGGTTTACTCAAAGCAAGGATTCTCTGGAAGAGCAGCCCCCCGACCCAATGGAGAAAACTGAGGGAAATGTCTTTGCCACCAACAATGGATCTTTGCTCAATTTTGATTACTCATGCCAAAGTCCTGAAAATGGAACCCATTTGCTTTCACACAATCCAAATGCAATCACACTGATTACTTCAGGGTCATCTGTTTCAGACACTTCAGCATCCAGGATTGATGATAGTAATGATGTAATCATTCATGCAACAAAAGTTTCTGTCATCCAGCACCCTGACATTGACGATCATGACAGTCCAGCTCATCGTGACCTATTTTCTTCAAAGACACAGCAAGATGAAGATTGGATCCATTCCACAAAATTAGCCACCATAAAGAAAGAAGCCAACTTTGACCTTCGGACTTACCATGCGGAGAAAAAGCCAACAAAACTTTTTCCTGAAGATGAGGGAGAAAAGTATCAGGTGATAGTCATCAAAGGAACAGCTGATGATGAGGTGCTCATGAAGGAGAGAAAACAGATTATTAGAAACCAAGCCATGAAGAAAAACGCCACCATTGCTGAGAAATGGGGGTCGGCGGAGCAACTGAATATGGAGGAGAAACCGTCACTTGCAGATTCCGTGCAGAAACACGATGAAGTGGAGattccttccacagaaaccaatgCATCACCCTTCTCATTCTCCACCACTCCTTCTGAAGGCATCAACACTGAGCAAATAAACTTCGCCGCTGCTCGGCAACAGTTCCTCGAGATGGAGAAGTCACAGCCGGAAATCCCACTGAGCCCAAGACCCTCTCCTAGGATCTTGAATCAACCTTCCAGACCGTCTGAATCAATGTATGGTCTTCACTACAAGGCAGACACAAGCCCAGGGGTCACTCTAAAGGCTGTTAGAGTTGAATGTTTCCCTGATGAAGAAAGGGAGCACCTGGAGAAGCCTTTCCCTAAAAGCAATGGCACCTTCATTGCGACAAAAGCAACTGTGGAAAATGGTGATGGTGAGAGCCAGCAAACTCTGCCTGTCTACCCATCATTAGATGACCTTGACTCTGGACTGGGGGAGATGTCCAATGACTGCAGCTATGGGTATACAAGTGATGGTGGGGCATCAACTGAAATACTGAACGCGGGAACTGATAACAGTGGTGCTGCTTTGGAATCCCCAGAGCTGAAACATGCATCTGAAACACCCATTCAGAGGGAAATTCGATTGGCCATGGAGAGGGAAGACAGTCTTCGTAAGGAGCGAGGAATTAAGAAGTCTAGCGACTCCGAGGAAATGGTGGAAATCAGAACCAAGCCACTGTTAACGCAACTGCCTCCGGCATCTCCTTTCTCAAAATCTAAAGACAAAAACCGGATGGTTTTTTTTGTTCAGCGAGATATCGAAATGGAGTCGAAGAGGGAAGAGAAGTTGAGGGAAGAGGGTAAAGTCCAGGGATTGTATGATAAAGGAACATCAGAAGAGGTGGAGAAACGCAAAAAGGTTTTTGAACAGCAAGTAGATGATGTGCCAGTTGTGCCACAGCCGAGCCTGCACTCAAAGGTAACCACTCCTGCTCCACAGGATCCTGGCACTGTGCACAGCCTTCCAGTGGAAGACAGCACAATCGAAGTTGATTCGACAGAATATAAAGTAATCTTGCGGGAATATCCAGACTATCAGCTGAACAGTAAAAGCAATCCCAAGACCTACAGTTCAAAGCTGGACTCGCCTTCACACAGCACAAGGCTGGTGGAGAGCTGggccacacccagtgaagagcccTACATCTTGCGACCGCTCAAGTCACAGACCACTTTCCTGAttgagagggaaattgaggaagAGCAGCGTCGGGAAGAGGAGCTGCGAGCTCAGCGACAGAGGCAGCAGCCGGCTCAGAACCTTGATTCGA CTGCCAGACCAGATTGCCTGAATTCTACAGTTAATCTAATGTCTCCTGGGCAGCCTTCACTTGCTGGGACTTCAGATGGTGATCAAACAAAAGACCTTACAGAAACGATACAGAAACATGAAAGGCAAAAAGGGAAACCGTGGGAAAGAAAGGACGACACTTCG TATGCTGGTATCGAGGCTTCTGATGACGTCAACATTGAG GTGCTGGAATCTACCAGAGTAACTCGACGTCAAAGTGCATTGGCACAGCGCTGGGAGGCTGggatattccacaaccacctggaaGAATGA